One region of Armigeres subalbatus isolate Guangzhou_Male chromosome 3, GZ_Asu_2, whole genome shotgun sequence genomic DNA includes:
- the LOC134219532 gene encoding uncharacterized protein LOC134219532, with product MDNTRHISSTFLKSTLIILSLPLLLHAQIIQIHDITNNAGALILQRGEGRVITGYNRLLHTIDFTQFEISLSFIENVISQFQNSTSDFSEIIKIKIREIKFLLNTLHMKPSRNKRSINMLGSAIKFVTGNLDSEDLHIINSKLDDLRKTGNSLIKQNNRQISINSKFENRINLMHHEIKNQQNVLRKILGRDDYIVTENQKILTIFQLDTFSETLKSIEYSLMLAKTNIVSNLILSPNEMETIAQEIRKQGLKVHDLDETSNYLTTTVLYKGSTLIISVNIPQLLQTKFNRVIIEPLPLGNRTIKLKYKTAFVNRDEIMAITSQCRESTTMTICERRQLVNISDDPCEAPLIRETHGKCNFMERSPSTEIRTVSSGMLLLTTVHQDVPFNSTCGISSRNLTGIHLITFQNCSLYINNELYENYEFSFHQPIVLPLQLLKIKPQHIERHVNISELQELHIQNKQHMETVEWKHNLGLASLSIAVTFIVAFLVIGTIKIQQFIKIMHCSGRAILKGSS from the coding sequence ATGGACAATACACGGCATATTTCATCTACATTTCTAAAATCCACACTCATCATCCTTTCATTACCACTCCTTCTTCATGCGCAAATAATCCAAATCCACGATATCACCAACAACGCAGGAGCGTTGATTCTTCAAAGGGGGGAGGGAAGAGTTATTACTGGATATAATAGATTACTACATACTATCGATTTCACACAGTTTGAAATATCTTTGTCATTCATTGAAAATGTTATAAGCCAATTCCAAAACAGTACAAGTGACTTTTCAGAAATTATCAAAATCAAGAttagggaaataaaatttcttctgaatacACTTCATATGAAACCTAGTAGAAACAAACGTTCCATTAATATGTTAGGAAGCGCGATTAAATTTGTTACCGGAAATTTAGATTCCGAAGATTTGCATATAATTAACTCAAAACTTGACGATTTAAGGAAAACAGGAAATAGTCTCATCAAGCAAAATAACAGACAAATTAGTATAAATTCCAAGTTCGAAAACAGAATCAATTTGATGCAccatgaaattaaaaatcaacaaaatgtaCTTCGTAAAATTCTAGGTCGAGACGATTACATTGtaacagaaaatcagaaaattttaaCTATTTTCCAGTTAGATACTTTCTCTGAAACATTAAAATCAATTGAATATTCATTGATGCTTGCTAAAACAAATATTGTGAGTAACTTAATTCTTTCACCTAATGAAATGGAAACTATAGCACAGGAGATCAGAAAACAAGGATTAAAAGTGCATGACCTAGACGAGACCAGCAATTACCTGACGACAACTGTTCTTTACAAAGGTTCTACCCTCATCATCAGTGTCAACATTCCGCAGCTACTACAAACGAAATTCAACAGAGTTATTATCGAACCATTACCTCTTGGCAACCGAACAATCAAACTAAAGTATAAAACAGCTTTTGTCAACCGAGACGAAATCATGGCCATCACATCGCAATGCAGGGAAAGCACCACAATGACGATATGCGAAAGGAGACAACTGGTAAACATCAGCGATGATCCTTGTGAAGCTCCACTCATCCGAGAGACACACGGTAAATGCAATTTCATGGAAAGATCCCCATCAACAGAAATCAGGACTGTATCCTCAGGCATGCTGCTGTTAACAACCGTTCACCAAGACGTACCTTTCAACAGCACCTGTGGAATAAGTTCCAGAAATTTAACCGGGATACATCTGAtaacatttcaaaattgttcATTATACATTAATAACGAACTCTATGAAAACTACGAGTTTAGTTTTCACCAACCCATAGTTTTACCTTTacaattgctgaaaatcaaacCACAGCACATCGAAAGACACGTAAACATTTCTGAGCTACAAGAGCTCCATATTCAGAACAAACAGCACATGGAAACAGTGGAATGGAAACACAATCTAGGACTTGCATCGCTCAGCATAGCAGTTACATTCATAGTCGCATTTCTGGTCATTGGCACAATCAAAATTCAACAGTTCATCAAAATAATGCATTGCTCGGGACGAGCAATACTTAAGGGAAGCAGTTAA